Proteins co-encoded in one Marinobacter qingdaonensis genomic window:
- the truD gene encoding tRNA pseudouridine(13) synthase TruD has product MSESGQSRRHWRLDWPTSGGGRLAQAQLKSCPEDFQVDEQLDGFPDRSEALAVTGAGEHLCLRLEKTGDNTDYVARELATLSGCRSFDVGFCGLKDRHAVTRQWFSIYRPGLEQDDPAFIRAVSERWSVHAVCRHPRKLRRGEHQRNRFLITLRQVRGDRPELEAALVRLQQQGAPNYFGPQRFGHHGANLDRAVAMDPSAMDSRRRQGGRGRKGKHRAGRDASKNVLYFSAARSWLFNEVLASRVEDGSWLTPMAGDPGLTLDEPVPTGPLWGDGGTGAEPPLGDVEREVVDQWPEVLALFATTRMKPERRPLVVQPRALTWDWLGDGSLQLGFSLAPGQYATTVLSDIFELEDLSLGRDNKERS; this is encoded by the coding sequence ATGAGTGAGTCCGGTCAGTCTCGGCGACACTGGCGGCTGGACTGGCCAACCTCCGGCGGCGGCCGGCTGGCCCAGGCCCAGCTCAAGTCCTGTCCCGAGGATTTTCAGGTGGACGAGCAACTCGACGGTTTCCCGGATCGGTCGGAAGCCCTGGCGGTAACCGGCGCGGGCGAACACCTGTGCCTGCGGCTGGAGAAAACCGGTGACAATACCGACTATGTCGCCCGGGAACTGGCGACTTTGTCCGGCTGCCGGTCCTTCGATGTTGGTTTTTGTGGCCTGAAGGACCGTCATGCGGTGACCCGCCAGTGGTTCAGTATTTATCGTCCTGGCCTGGAGCAGGACGATCCCGCCTTTATTCGGGCGGTGTCGGAGCGCTGGTCCGTGCACGCCGTCTGCCGCCATCCGCGTAAGCTGCGCCGGGGCGAGCACCAGCGCAACCGTTTCCTCATTACCCTGCGCCAGGTTCGTGGCGACCGTCCTGAACTGGAGGCGGCGCTGGTGCGCCTGCAGCAGCAGGGAGCGCCCAATTATTTCGGGCCTCAGCGCTTTGGCCACCACGGCGCCAATCTGGATCGGGCGGTGGCCATGGATCCCTCGGCCATGGACTCCCGGCGCCGTCAGGGAGGACGGGGTCGCAAAGGCAAACACCGCGCTGGCAGAGACGCGTCTAAAAACGTATTGTACTTTTCGGCGGCACGTTCCTGGTTGTTCAACGAGGTGCTGGCCAGCCGGGTCGAGGATGGCAGTTGGCTGACCCCCATGGCCGGTGACCCGGGGCTGACCCTGGACGAGCCGGTTCCAACAGGCCCGCTGTGGGGAGACGGTGGCACCGGCGCTGAGCCCCCCCTGGGGGACGTCGAGCGCGAGGTGGTCGACCAGTGGCCAGAGGTGCTGGCCCTGTTCGCCACTACCCGGATGAAACCGGAGCGTCGCCCGCTGGTGGTGCAACCCCGGGCACTGACTTGGGATTGGCTGGGCGACGGTAGCCTGCAGCTGGGGTTCAGTCTGGCCCCGGGCCAGTACGCGACCACCGTGTTGAGTGATATTTTTGAGCTGGAGGACCTGAGCCTCGGCCGTGATAACAAAGAACGAAGCTAG
- the ispF gene encoding 2-C-methyl-D-erythritol 2,4-cyclodiphosphate synthase, with protein sequence MRIGQGFDVHAFGEGDSVVLGGVSIPHSQGLKAHSDGDVLLHALADALLGAVALGDIGHLFPDTSDEWAGADSRDLLRRVVQRVRDEGYGVVNIDSTIIAQAPKMAPHVEAMRLNIAEDLGIPASRVSVKATTTEKLGFTGRGEGIACQAVCLLEPVTA encoded by the coding sequence ATGCGAATTGGTCAGGGCTTTGACGTCCACGCCTTTGGTGAGGGCGATTCGGTGGTGCTCGGTGGGGTCTCGATTCCTCATTCCCAGGGTCTGAAAGCCCACTCCGATGGCGATGTCCTGTTGCATGCGCTGGCGGACGCGCTGTTGGGGGCGGTGGCACTCGGCGATATCGGACACCTGTTCCCGGATACCAGCGATGAGTGGGCCGGAGCCGACAGTCGCGATCTGCTGCGTCGGGTGGTGCAGCGGGTGCGAGACGAGGGTTATGGTGTGGTCAACATCGACAGCACGATCATTGCCCAGGCCCCGAAGATGGCGCCCCACGTCGAGGCCATGCGTCTGAACATTGCCGAGGACCTCGGTATCCCTGCCAGTCGGGTGAGCGTTAAAGCCACCACCACGGAAAAACTGGGTTTTACCGGCCGTGGCGAAGGCATTGCCTGTCAGGCCGTGTGTCTGCTGGAGCCGGTGACGGCATGA